GGCATTTACGGAACTGTATATCACAGATGAATAACGAAGATCAAGCAGATCATCCAACAGCCAGATATTCtgacccacagacacacaacagacactaaTTAGCAACAAAccagaataaacctttaaatctgTGAAGCTCTTCTGCTGTGAGTTTTCTGAGAACTGAGGTTCTGTAGCTACTTCTGGTTCTGTGATCTGGACTCTGTGCTGATTTCTTTGTGTACCAACAGACTCAGGTTCTAAGGTATTCTGTTCTGTGAGCAGGTTCTGGttcagctcagtgtgtgtgttcatgtcgtCTGTGTTTCCATTTCCTGTGTTTCTGATGACCTGAACTCCCAGTTTGGCATCGACTGTTTTTGGCTGAGAAACTCCAGAAGGCCACCAACCCCACCAACAGTAGGCTCTTATTCTGAAGGTTAGATCTGTTGCATCTGGATCTTTTGGATCTGAATCTGTAGGATCTTTTTGATCTAGATCAGAACCTGTTGGTTCTGCAGGACCTGGATCAGGAGGGTGGATCAGAACTTGGTCAGTTGTTGGCCATCTTACTGAACTTCTCCTCCAGGTCCTGGGCACTGATGCTCGGCAGCCCCCCGTCCAGAGGACAGCCCTCCACCAGGCTGTTCATCGGAGTGGGAGGGACCCCAGACTCATCCTCCTCGCCGTCTACAAGGCGACTGTCTCCATCCCGCTCCCTCAGGAAGTCCTTCACAATGGGGAGGAGCTTCTTCCTGGATGCCAGCGTGTTTCCTAGGAGACAGAAACCCTGGTAAGATAGGACCAATCAGGGCTTCTCGCCGTGTTTACCTGTTTGTTAGTTTACAGGATGTTACCCTGCTGATAGGCTGTGAGGAGACGATGGGGGCAGCTGATTGGACTGAGGTCGAGGGCGGGGCTATGGGCCTGCTCCAGGTACTGGCTCACCTGAAGAGGGAGGACACCTGGGTCATCATGACAACACTGACAAACAGAACCCACATCagtgtgtatcagtgtgtagTAACATGTAGTACAATATTAGTAGCATGTAGTACGGTGTTTAGTAACATGTAGTACAATATTAGTAGCATGTAGTACGGTATGTAGTAACATGTAGTACAGTGTTTAGTAGCATGTAGTACAGTGTTTAGTAGCATGTAGTACAGTGTTTAGTAGCGTGTAGTACAGTGTTTAGTAGTGTGTAGTACAGTGGTACCTGGTCCCTGCAGGTGGTGCTGTGGCTGAACACAGCgagctctctgattggctcttTGTTCTCAGTGAAGGAGAttgtcatcagcagcagcaaatcAAATCCAAACTTCTGGCAGAAACTTGAAAGCTCCTCCTCCAACCCCGCCCTCTGCAGGAACtcctgacacacaaaacacacacacataaaatcaacataaaacacacagcctTCTGATGACAAACTGCTGCCTGAGAAAAGATGCTGAGCATTCagtcctgcagctctctgaCTCCACCTGCTGGCACAGTGGCGTCCCTGcagctgattggtcagctggggCTGCAGGTGTAGTGGAGGATGAACTTCCACAACCTAGTGttaaaagaagcagcagcatttcTGGCCGTGATGAACAACAGTCACAGTTTGAATAATGCAtgtgaatacatttttatttgtttaaccaTAAAAACAGTTCTGATGTCTTCCTGTCAACCTGCCAGAGTGTGAGAAACAAACTGTTTGAACTCTACATTGAACCTGCAAACAGTTAGTTTTATGTAATGAAAGCTGCTGTAAAACTAACTCTGAGCTGCTTGATTTGTTGCATTGAATCAAAATGAGATTTTGGCTCTGGATGATGAAAATTAACTCTAGTCAATATATTAATTAATCCTTCATCAGATGATAGAAGCCTGTTGAACTGAGCTCTGTCCGTCACTACATTAGAGACCACAACGGCTACAGCAGATGGTTGCATTATTTTAAGTTTGATAATTATACAGTTTGTTCTAATGCAAGTCTTAGTGACCAAGTCATTATTATTGTAATAAGTAGTACTTtggatggaataaacctttaaaattctaagtatattttgagtgcaatcaacttttaaaactgtaagcGCAGTACTGTAGTGATCATCCATAGAagcaggtggcgctgtctaGAATAAAGACTCTATAGGTTCAGACACTAAATATTGGGGCTACAGGTACATGATGCTCAGCTGTAGTAACTGTACTACTGTTTAGTATAATGCAGTATAATGTAGTAGTGTGAGAGGCAGTATTAAAGCTTAACACAGTAAACAGCACAGTGTATAGGATAGGATGTAGTACAATATGTAGTACAGTGTGTACTGCTGACTGACCTCCAGAGTGATGTAGAGAACAGAGACGGCGAGATTCAAACTTCCTGAAACAGCTTTCATGTCCTTCAACAACATCTGCTCAGTGTTCAGACCTGAGGACAAAATATTGctataaatactgcaaatactgcaaaaaatactacaaacacTGCATCTACTCAGTGTTCAGACCTGAGAACAAAACACAGCTAGAAATACTACGACAAATACTACTATAAGAAATAGTACAAATACgataagaaatacaaaaaaactgcaagaaatACCACAAATACGGCAATAAATACTACAAACACCTCATTAATACTACAAATACCACAAGGAATACTGCTAATAcagcattacattttttttttcttttaggttccttctcaaattgaatttcccaacattggaggtttcatttggtacaatgagccttttttttcatttactctctgctatccctacccagatcccaacacgcagcactgcgcagcagccagagctgtcattggcagggcagctcaaatgaaatttcattgtatatgaaagtgtgcaatgactaATAAaggtttgattgattgattgattactaCTACAAACACTGCATCTCCTGTGTGTTTATAACTGAAGAGAAAATCCTACCACAATACTATAGATAAATACCATAAATACTTCAGAGTACTATGGGTGGGTGTGGTCTACCTGTGCAGACCTTCGGGTTCAGGTTAGACTCACCTGAGACGTCGAACTTGGCGTTCTGCAGTGCCTGGAACAGAGCGCCCCTCGGTGGCAGAGCAGGGAATCGTGTCTCCAGAGCTGCAGCAAACTGACTGTCTTTAGGAGTCACTTTACCTGCAGCAGGTGACATGTTGACGCAGTCCAGCACCACCGCggctacatacacacacacacacacacacacacacacacacacacacacacacacacacacacagatcagatATTGATTATCAGGTGTATCTGACCAGGTGTGTGTGATCAGATATTGATTATCAGGTATTGATTATCAGGTGTATCTGACCAGGTGATTACCGTAGAGCAGCTGGGCGAGCTGCTGGTCCAGGATCTCTGGAGATTTCTGTATAATGCGTTCAGTTACCAAGGTAGCGCAGGATCCCACTGTCTCCACAGTAACAGGACAGGAGGGGGAGGGCTCTCTCTCCTGCAGGTGGTGATCGATGACCTCCACCACCGCCACCTCCAGGTCACTGTCTGAACTGCAGGTGGGAGGCAAACTGATTACACAGGTGTGCTCACACCTACCTACAACTCAAGGCTACCTGTGCAGGTTAACAGTCACACCTGACAGTTGTTTGTGGTCAGCTTTAAGGTATTGGTTAGCTGTCAGGTATTGATTAGCTTTCAGGTGTTGGTTTGCTGTCAGGTGTTGGCTAGCTTTCAGATGTTGGTTAGCTTTCAGGTGTTGGTTAGCTTTCAGGTGTTGGTTAGCTTTCAGGTGTAGTTTAGTTTTCAGGTGTTGGCTAGCTTCTAGGTGTTGGCTAGCTTTCAGGTGTTGGTTAGCTTTCAGGCACTGGTTAGCTTTCAGGCATTGGTTAGCTTTCAGTTGTTGGTTAGCTTTCAGGTGTAGGTTAGTTGTCAGGTGTTGGTTAGTTTTCAGGTGTTGGTTAGCTTTCAGGTGTTGGTT
This genomic stretch from Amphiprion ocellaris isolate individual 3 ecotype Okinawa chromosome 9, ASM2253959v1, whole genome shotgun sequence harbors:
- the prune gene encoding exopolyphosphatase PRUNE1, with the protein product MEEFLTACQRAVKANTGPVAPGFHVVLGNEACDLDSMVSALAYAYFLSKTAHSEMLVLPLLNIRQSELLLRSDNIFLLRQTGLSPDLLLFRDQLDLQALQRDGRLRLTLVDHNVLPSSDSDLEVAVVEVIDHHLQEREPSPSCPVTVETVGSCATLVTERIIQKSPEILDQQLAQLLYAAVVLDCVNMSPAAGKVTPKDSQFAAALETRFPALPPRGALFQALQNAKFDVSGLNTEQMLLKDMKAVSGSLNLAVSVLYITLEEFLQRAGLEEELSSFCQKFGFDLLLLMTISFTENKEPIRELAVFSHSTTCRDQVSQYLEQAHSPALDLSPISCPHRLLTAYQQGNTLASRKKLLPIVKDFLRERDGDSRLVDGEEDESGVPPTPMNSLVEGCPLDGGLPSISAQDLEEKFSKMANN